The Meiothermus sp. genome segment CTATCGCTCTCGCGCAGATGCTGGAGCAGCCGTCCCGATGCTTCGCGCAAGACCTGGTCGCCTACCGAGTGGCCGTAGGTATCGTTGACCCGCTTGAAATGGTCAAGATCGGCCAGCAAAACCGCAAAAGGACGGTTGTAGCGACGGGCCCGATCGAGTTCGTTGTCCAGTTTAATCTGCATGGCCCGTCGGTTGGTCAGGCTGGTGAGGGCATCGGTATGGGCCATCTGGTGCATCTGGGCATAGTGACGGCGTAAGTAGGCAAATAGGTATAGCAAACTTAGGTAAGCGATGTTGGAGAGGGTGAACTGAAGGGCAGTGTTTGCGGAAGAAACATTGAGGGAGGGGCTGGAAACCAGGCCAATGACCCCGGCCAGCAACCCCAAAGCCAGATAGGTTAGAGAGAAACGCAAGGCCTGCTTTCTGCTGAGCAGATTAAAGGCCATCAGATAGACCATAGGAAACCACAGCGCGGCGGGGGTAATGCCATCGCGCTGGTGAAGCTTGTAGGCGGCTTCGTAATAGAGGCTGAAAATTTGATACACCGCGATCATGCCCAGGGCAACCTGCCAGACTAACCGAATACCGTGAGGGTTGCGCCACAAGTAGACCTCCAGAAGCAAAAACCCCAGGGCCATTGGCAGGAGTAAAAGCTGGTCGGGCAGCGATAGCTTGCCCGCTAAGACCGACAATCCCCAGGCCGCCAGGGCGGCCACAGCCCCCAGGGGGAGCAGCCAGATGGTGAGGCGAATACGCAAACCCTCGAGGGGGTCGGCAACCTCTATGGTGGCGTAGGGGTCGAGGTTACGACGGGGCAACATAGTCAAGATTTAGAACAATCTATCATCACCAAGCACAATTGTGAGTTTATTGGGGGCCTGAGCTTCCCCCCAGCAGAAATACCGCTATAGCATCGTAGAAATGGCAGGAAATAGCGTATCCGATGCTACAGATTGCAACCATAAGCGTGCATTAAGAAGCCAAGGGGCTTGGTCTGGCTATAGGCTATAGACTTATAGACCATTGGCTACTAGCTAGGGTTTGAGACTTTCAATCAGGTATTCGGCTGCGGCCCAGCCGCTCTCGAGCGCCCCCTCTATCCGGGGCCCAGCGCACCAGTCTCCGCAAAAAACCAGGTTGTCCTGGGCCAGAAAGGGCCAGGGGTGGGTCTGGGTAGGCAGGGCATAGCGCCAGCGGTGGGCCATGGCGGTGC includes the following:
- a CDS encoding diguanylate cyclase, with product MLPRRNLDPYATIEVADPLEGLRIRLTIWLLPLGAVAALAAWGLSVLAGKLSLPDQLLLLPMALGFLLLEVYLWRNPHGIRLVWQVALGMIAVYQIFSLYYEAAYKLHQRDGITPAALWFPMVYLMAFNLLSRKQALRFSLTYLALGLLAGVIGLVSSPSLNVSSANTALQFTLSNIAYLSLLYLFAYLRRHYAQMHQMAHTDALTSLTNRRAMQIKLDNELDRARRYNRPFAVLLADLDHFKRVNDTYGHSVGDQVLREASGRLLQHLRESDSLARWGGEEFLILAPETDLQQAHRLAQRLLEAIREAPMSGVHVTLSLGVACYRQGDTIAALLSRADEAMYRAKAAGRNRVVLEEQLEDVIIPAHTTPDTQ